A stretch of DNA from Mycolicibacterium celeriflavum:
GGCGCTGCTGCAACGGGTCGAGCGCATCGAGACCCGGCTCGACATGTCGATTCCGGCCGGAGAGGGCACAGCGGCGCAGGGCAGCGGGCCGCCGAGGCAGTACGCCCGCAAGAGCAGGGTCGCCGAACCGCACGCACCCGAACAGACGCGCGCCGAACCGGCGCCCGAAGAGAAGGCGCCCGCCGAACCTGCGCCCGAAGAGAAGGCGCCCGAGCCGGCGCCCGAAGAGAAGGCGCCGTCCCCTCCACCGGTGCGGCCGCCGTCGGACCCGGTGGTGGAGGCCCCCGCGGCGGCCGGCGAGCCGAATGCTGCTGCCGTGCGCAGCATGTGGTCGACGGTGCGCGACAAGGTTCGGGAGCGCAGCCGCACCACCGAGGTGATGTTGTCGGGCGCGATCGTCCGCTCGATCGAGGGCGACACGCTGGTGCTCAGCCACGACTCGGCGCCGCTGGCCAAGCGGTTGGCCGAGCAGCGCAACGCCGACGTCATCCGCGAAGCGTTGAAGGACGCGCTCGGGGTGAACTGGAAGATCCGCTGCGAGACAGGTTCTGCGGATCCTGCGCCCGCTCAACCGAAGCGGGCCGCCGACGTGCCTGCACCACCGCAGCGCGACGAGGACGAAGAAGACATGCTGGCCGAAGCCGGCAGCGACACCTCGGACACCCCGCGCCGCGACCCCGAGGAAGCCGCGCTCGAGCTACTGCAGAACGAACTGGGCGCCCGCCGCATCGACGGCTGACTCCTAGGGCGTCCACCACGGCCGCAGCGGCAGCCCGCAATCACGTCCGTCGCTGTCCAGCTTGACCGCCAGCACCTGGTGTAGCTGAACCACATTCGTCTCGAACCCGAGGCGCGACCCGGCCATGTACAGGCCCCACACCTTGGCGGTCGCCAGGCCGACCTCGGCGACGGCCTCGTCCCAGTGCTCCACCAGGTTGCGACACCAGTCGCGCAACGTCAGCGCGTAGTGGTTGCGCAGGTTCTCCTCGTGCACGACCTCCAGGCCGACGTCCTGCGCCTCGCTGATGATTCGCCCCGAGCCGGTCAGCTCACCGTCGGGAAAGACGTATCGGTCGATGAATCCACCCGCCGTCGCTCCGGTCCGGTTGTCCGGACGCGTGATGCAGTGGTTGAGCAGCAACGCGCCGGCGCGCATCCTCGACTGCAGGAAAGCGAAGTAGGCGGGATAGTTGTGCACCCCGATGTGCTCGGTCAGCCCGATCGACGAGACCGCGTCGAAGCCGTCCTCGCGCACGTCGCGGTAGTCACCGTGGCGAACCTCGGCCAGATCGCCGAGGCCGTCCGCGGCGATCGCGTTCTGCGCCCAGGCTGCCTGCTCTTTCGACAGCGTCACGCCGATCGCCTTGACCCCGTGGCGCGCGGCGTAACGCACCATGCCGCCCCAACCGCAGCCCACGTCGAGCAGGCGATCGCCCGGCTTGAGCCGCAGCTTCTCGAAGACCAGCCGGTACTTGTTCTCCTGCGCTTCCTCCAGGGTGGCCCCGTGGTGCGGATAGCACGCGCACGTGTAGGTCATCGACGGGCCGAGCACCCACTCGTAGAACGTGTTGGACACGTCGTAGTGGTGGTGGATCGCCTCGGCATCACGGGTTTTGCTGTGCCGCAGGCCTTCTGCGATTCGACGCCAGCGCGGCAGCGCCTCCTGTGGCGGCGGAGCGATCGGCTTGAGGTGTTCGATGCCGATGGAACGCACGATGTTGGCGAGCACCCGCGCAGGCGGTCGTCTGAAATCCATCTTGTCGGCGAGCGCCTTGAGCAGCTCGTAGGGATCGCCGGGGTGCACCCCGTGCGGTTCCAGGTCGCCCGACACGTAGGCCCGCGCCAATCCGAGGTCGCCCGGCGCGGTCGCCAGGTATGTGGTGCCGCGGGGAGTCAGCAGTTCGAGGCCGAGCGGCGAATCCTCGGGTCCGGCCGAACTCCCGTCGTAGGCGGTGAATCTCAGCGGCAGGTTCCCCGCGGCGAGGATCTCCAGGATCTCCGCCAGCGTGAGCTTCCTGGCCGGCGCGTGAGAATGTGCGGCGTTGTCCTTGAAGGTCGTCATCGTCTTTGCACCGCCTTCGCATACAGATCGAGGAGCCGGGAATCTGGATCGTAGGCCTTTTTGACGATCTTGTAGGTTTCCCCGCCGTAGAGATCGTCGAATTCCTCGCGGCCGTAGTACGAATCCGAGTACAGCGATTTGTGTCCGTCGAGTTCGCTGATCTTGCGTTCGATCAGTTTGTTGGTGTGGCCCTCGTCAGGGCCGACCGGTACCGATGACCAGAAGCCCACGTTGACGTAGGTGTGTTGCGGCCGTAGTGGATAAAGCGGCCAGCCGCCACCTGTTCGCGGATCATCGCGAAGACGCAACGGGCACAACCAGATCGGCTCGATCGGAACATTGTCGAGGAACCAGTGCAGGAACTCGGCGACCCGCTCGATCGGCACCTCGACGTCCTGTACGACGCGTTCGCGCGGTGGTCGCCCGTTGCGCTTCTCGATGCGATCGGCGATGTCGAACCGCTGATCGTAGGCGATGAGCTTCCAGTAAAAGCTGCTGCGCCGGTAGCGCCGTGGCCACCACCGGCGGATCCGCGGGTTCTGCGCGCCGAACGCCCGCGAGCACCAGAACCAATCGGTGTCCCACCGCCAGAGGTAGTCGTGAATTGTCAGCCGGTCGTACTTTTCCGCGCCGTTGTCGCCCGAGTGCTGGATCGAGCGGTAGTAGATCTGCTGGCCGGTGTAATCGCTGACGGGCCCCGGCGTCGCGGTCTGGAAGCCCAGCGTCAGGTACGCCTCGTCGGCCGAGAACACCACGCCGTCGAGATAGTCGACTTGGGCGCCGTCGTAACCGCCGGTCTCGACGATGCGGTCCATGGCGGCGACGAGATCCTCGATGGTGTTGAACCGCAGGTGGCGCACGGCGACGAACGGCTGGACGGTCTCCAGCTCAATCTTCAATCGGACCGAATAGCCCAGCGTGCCATACGAATTCGGGAAAGCCCTATACAAGTCCACGTGTTGGTCCGGCGACGCGGTGAGCACCTCGCCGGTGCCGGTCAGGATGTCCATCTCCAGCACCGACTCGTGCGGTAGGCCGTTGCGGAAGGACGCCGACTCGATGCCGAGCCCGGTGACCGCGCCGCCCAGCGTGATGGTCTTCAGTTGCGGTACCACCAACGGGGACAAGCCGTATGGCAGCGTCGCGGCGACCAGGGCTTCGTAGGTGCACATGCCCGCCACGTCGGCGGTGCGGGCATCTGGGTCGACGGCGATGACCCCGGTCAGACCCGAGACGTCCAACCCCTTGACGGTGGTCTTGGCACGCGCTCGGAACAGGTTCGACGTGGGCTTGGCGAGGCGCACGGTCGCATCGGGCGGGATCGCACGGTAGCTGGACAGTAGCCGCTGCACGCCCGCGGCATGTGAAGCACGTGCGTCGGTTCGGGCAACAGACACGCATATACGCTAGTCCGCGGTGGCACCTGATGCGACCCAACCAACCCTTCAACCAAGGAGCTCGTAGGAGATGGCACAGGTCAGCGCGTCCAGCACAGTCTTGATCGACGCGGCGCCGGAGGCGGTGCTGTCGGCCGTCGCGGATTACGCGACCGTGCGTCCGAGAATTCTGTCGCCGCACTACAGCGAGTACAAGGTCCTCGAGGGCGGCCAGGGCGCCGGGACCGTCGCGAGTTGGAAGTTACAGGCGACCAAGTCGCGGGTGCGCGACGTGAAGGCCAACGTCGACGTGGCGGGCCACACGGTGATCGAGAAGGACGCCAATTCGTCGATGATCACCAACTGGACAGTCGCGCCTGCAGGGCCCGGCTCGTCGGTGACGGTCAAGACGTCCTGGCAGGGCGCGGGCGGCATCGGAGGCTTCTTCGAGAAGACTTTCGCGCCGCTCGGACTGCGCAAGATCCAGGCCGAGGTGCTGGCGAACCTCAAGAAAGAGGTCGAGGGATAACCCTCGTTATCGGGTTGATCCCATGCAGCTGGTGAGGGCAATCAACCCCTTAGAGGGCTAAGCAGCCGCCGTAGAACCCAGGAACCCCGCGATGCCGCGCACCACCGCGTCGGCGTACTTCTGCCGGCCTTGCGCCGTCTTCATCAGTGCCGAGTCGACCGGGTTCTTCATGTTGCCCAACTCGACGAGTATCGACGGGTACTGGGCGAGGTTCAGCCCGGCGATGTCAGAGCGCGGGTTGAGGCCGTCGGAGCCGATGTAGGTCGACGGCACGAAGCCCGACGCCTGCAACTGGTCACGCATGATCGCCGCGAACCGGGGAGACGGCCCCGCCTGCGCGTCGTTGAGCGGCGGGGACGAGTACAGGACGTGAAATCCGCGCCCGGTCGGCGGGCCGCCGTCGGCGTGGATACTCACGATCGCGTTCGGCTTCAGCGAATTGGCCATCGCGGCGCGTTCGTCGACGCAGGGACCCAGAGCGGTGTCGTTGCCCCGCGACATCGCGGTGCGCACGCCCAGCGCGTGCAGCGCCTGACGGATCCGCAGCGTGGTGTCCCAGGCGAAGGTGTGCTCGGCGTAACCGTCGTCGGTGGAGGTGCCGCTGGCCTGGCAGTCCTTGGTGCCGCCGCGGCCGGTGGACACCTGCCGGCTGATCGACGCGTCGTTGGCGCCGTTGTGGCCCGGGTCGAGGAAGACGATCTTGCCCGCGATGCTGGCGGGCGCGGCGGCGACTTCGCCGGCTGGGCTGACGAGCGTCGACGCGACAACGAGGAATCCGGTGGCCACTGCGGCGCAACCGCGCATTGCTCGAGTGGCGCCGACACGCAGGCGGGCAGGCACGGCCGTCACCGTAACCGCAACCACGACTACGCTGAAAGGCCAAACCGCCGCGAGCGGGCAGGCGAGACCAAGTCGAAACCCGTCCGCAATCAACACGCAAGGGGACCAGTCATGCAACCCGGAGGCCAACCGGATATGTCGGCACTGCTCGCGCAGGCGCAGCAGGTGCAGCAGCAATTGATGGAGGCGCAGGAGGCGCTGGCCAACTCCGAGGTGCACGGGCAGGCCGGCGGCGGTCTGGTGCAGGTCACGATGAAGGGCAGCGGCGAGGTGGTGGCCGTGTCGATCGATCCGAAGGTCGTCGACCCCGATGACGTCGAGACGCTGCAGGACCTCATCGTCGGCGCGATCGCCGACGCCTCCAAGCAGGTCACCATCCTCGCCCACGACCGGCTCGGGCCGCTGGCGAGCGGGATGGGCAATCTCGGTCTGCCGGGAATGTAATTGTTCGAGGGACCTGTCCAGGATCTGATCGACGAGCTCGGCAAGTTGCCCGGTATCGGGCCGAAGAGCGCGCAGCGGATCGCCTTCCACCTGCTGTCGGTGGAGCCACCAGACATCGACCGGCTGACGGCCGTGCTCAACAAGGTGCGCGACGGGGTGAAGTTCTGCGCGGTGTGCGGGAACGTCTCCGACGACGATCGCTGCCGCATCTGCAGCGACCCGCGGCGCGACGCGTCGCTGGTGTGCGTCGTCGAAGAGCCCAAGGATGTGCAGGCCGTCGAGCGCACCCGTGAGTTCCGCGGTCGCTACCACGTGCTGGGCGGTGCGTTGGATCCGCTGTCGGGGGTCGGGCCGGAACAGCTGCGAATCCGCGAGTTGCTCAACAGGATCGGGGAACGGGTGGACGGCGTGGATGTCACCGAGGTGATCATCGCGACCGACCCCAACACCGAGGGCGAGGCCACGGCGACTTACCTGGTGCGCATGCTGCGCGACATTCCGGGGTTGACCGTGACACGGATCGCGTCCGGTCTGCCGATGGGCGGGGATCTGGAATTCGCCGACGAGCTGACGTTGGGCAGGGCGCTGGCTGGCCGCCGGGCCATGGCATAGGTTGGCCGTCATGCCGGACGAGGAGTTCAAGGTCGAGGTCGAGCTGGGCAGCGATGAGCACCGGCTCTCATTCTGGGAGAAGCTGCGAACCCTGGATCTGGACGACGGCGCGCGCCGGCGGCTCGGGTCGCGGGTGACGGTGACGCGCGACGGCGACCGCATCCAGCTGTATACGCACACGTTGGCCGACGCGCAGGAGGCCGAGCGCACGCTCCGCGGGTTGGTGGCCGACGATCACGTGAGGGCGCAGTACATGGTGAGCCGGTGGGACCCGTCGAGCCAGGAGTGGGTGGACCCGGTCAGCGGGCAGGAGGTGTCCGACGATGCGCGCGAGACACCCGCGCCGGACCCGAGCTACGTGATCCTCGAGGCCTACAAGCCGCAGTTCCTGCGCGATCTCGGCTTGTAGCCACCGCCCTTGTAGCCCGAGCCGACCGGCGCCGTCGGGCCCGCCACGCCTAGCCTCAGGAGTCACAGCTATCGACGCTTGGCAGACGTGTTCTCGCACTTTCCCTGCCAAATGTCGATCGGTGTGACTTGTCGGTGGTCCCGTGCACGATGCCGTCATGACTGAAATCTTCATCGGCAGTGAGGCTGTCGCGGCGGGACGGGTGACCCGTCATGAGCTGAAGCGGTGGTACCGCCCCGTCTTTCGCGGTGTGTACGTGCCCAAAGATGTTGAGTTCTCATTGCGCGATCGGGCGATCGCGGCATGGTTGGCGTCACGCCGCAAA
This window harbors:
- a CDS encoding class I SAM-dependent methyltransferase produces the protein MTTFKDNAAHSHAPARKLTLAEILEILAAGNLPLRFTAYDGSSAGPEDSPLGLELLTPRGTTYLATAPGDLGLARAYVSGDLEPHGVHPGDPYELLKALADKMDFRRPPARVLANIVRSIGIEHLKPIAPPPQEALPRWRRIAEGLRHSKTRDAEAIHHHYDVSNTFYEWVLGPSMTYTCACYPHHGATLEEAQENKYRLVFEKLRLKPGDRLLDVGCGWGGMVRYAARHGVKAIGVTLSKEQAAWAQNAIAADGLGDLAEVRHGDYRDVREDGFDAVSSIGLTEHIGVHNYPAYFAFLQSRMRAGALLLNHCITRPDNRTGATAGGFIDRYVFPDGELTGSGRIISEAQDVGLEVVHEENLRNHYALTLRDWCRNLVEHWDEAVAEVGLATAKVWGLYMAGSRLGFETNVVQLHQVLAVKLDSDGRDCGLPLRPWWTP
- a CDS encoding FAD-binding oxidoreductase yields the protein MSVARTDARASHAAGVQRLLSSYRAIPPDATVRLAKPTSNLFRARAKTTVKGLDVSGLTGVIAVDPDARTADVAGMCTYEALVAATLPYGLSPLVVPQLKTITLGGAVTGLGIESASFRNGLPHESVLEMDILTGTGEVLTASPDQHVDLYRAFPNSYGTLGYSVRLKIELETVQPFVAVRHLRFNTIEDLVAAMDRIVETGGYDGAQVDYLDGVVFSADEAYLTLGFQTATPGPVSDYTGQQIYYRSIQHSGDNGAEKYDRLTIHDYLWRWDTDWFWCSRAFGAQNPRIRRWWPRRYRRSSFYWKLIAYDQRFDIADRIEKRNGRPPRERVVQDVEVPIERVAEFLHWFLDNVPIEPIWLCPLRLRDDPRTGGGWPLYPLRPQHTYVNVGFWSSVPVGPDEGHTNKLIERKISELDGHKSLYSDSYYGREEFDDLYGGETYKIVKKAYDPDSRLLDLYAKAVQRR
- a CDS encoding SRPBCC family protein, with the translated sequence MAQVSASSTVLIDAAPEAVLSAVADYATVRPRILSPHYSEYKVLEGGQGAGTVASWKLQATKSRVRDVKANVDVAGHTVIEKDANSSMITNWTVAPAGPGSSVTVKTSWQGAGGIGGFFEKTFAPLGLRKIQAEVLANLKKEVEG
- a CDS encoding Rv3717 family N-acetylmuramoyl-L-alanine amidase, with amino-acid sequence MPARLRVGATRAMRGCAAVATGFLVVASTLVSPAGEVAAAPASIAGKIVFLDPGHNGANDASISRQVSTGRGGTKDCQASGTSTDDGYAEHTFAWDTTLRIRQALHALGVRTAMSRGNDTALGPCVDERAAMANSLKPNAIVSIHADGGPPTGRGFHVLYSSPPLNDAQAGPSPRFAAIMRDQLQASGFVPSTYIGSDGLNPRSDIAGLNLAQYPSILVELGNMKNPVDSALMKTAQGRQKYADAVVRGIAGFLGSTAAA
- a CDS encoding YbaB/EbfC family nucleoid-associated protein: MQPGGQPDMSALLAQAQQVQQQLMEAQEALANSEVHGQAGGGLVQVTMKGSGEVVAVSIDPKVVDPDDVETLQDLIVGAIADASKQVTILAHDRLGPLASGMGNLGLPGM
- the recR gene encoding recombination mediator RecR, which produces MFEGPVQDLIDELGKLPGIGPKSAQRIAFHLLSVEPPDIDRLTAVLNKVRDGVKFCAVCGNVSDDDRCRICSDPRRDASLVCVVEEPKDVQAVERTREFRGRYHVLGGALDPLSGVGPEQLRIRELLNRIGERVDGVDVTEVIIATDPNTEGEATATYLVRMLRDIPGLTVTRIASGLPMGGDLEFADELTLGRALAGRRAMA